AGGCCGTCGGCGTATTTGGATACGGCGATGTAGGCCAGGAGCCGTTCGCTCGGCAGGCCAGCTTCGATGATATGGGCAGGTGCCAAAGCCTGCAGCACGCCGTCACGGCCCCTAAACGCGTATTTAGGTCTGCGGGTGACAATAACCCTAAACTTCGGTGGGATGACATCGAGCCGCTCGGATCGGTCTTCGCCGATCAAAACCTTTTCCAACCCTTGGCACTCTTCAGGGATTTCAGGTTCAATGACCTCCTCGATACGCTCGAGATGAGCGGCAAAGCCTTTGCGCGGGCGAGCCTCCCGCTTCGGCTTGTCTTTCCGTAACTGGTCGAGCTCGCTGTCGATCGTCGCTAAGCCGGTTTCGACCTCCTCGAACGCAAAGTCGATCTGATCATCGTCGATTCCCAACCGAAGCCGTTCTGAGCGGGTGCCTTTCTGAGCACGCTGTAGAACTTTCACAATCGCAGTGAGGGTGGCGATCCGCTCGTCAGTGTCTTTCTTCAATGCCTCAAGCCGGGTGATCTCCGCTCGGGCAGCGGCGCCTTCTGCACTCATGGCGACGATCATCGCCTTGAGTGCATCAACGTCGTCAGGAAGGTCCGAAGCAGAGAACATCATAGCAGGAAGTAGATCACAAATAGTGATCTTTTCCTAGCGTTTACAGTAACATGCGTGAGATTTTTTGGATGGGTTCAACCCGTCGAAAGCGGCCTCCTGATTGTCGCCGGGCGGATCTTCTTCCAATCCATTCCGGCCAGTAGGGCCATGAGCTGGGCATGATCCAGACGGATGCGCGCCGCCGTCGCTGCCGGCCAGCAAAAGCCATTTCCTTCGATAACTTTCGAATAGAGACAGACCCCGCTGCCATCCCACCACACGATCCGGACACGGTCCTTCCGTTTGGAACGGAACACGTAAAGGGCGCTATTGAAAGGATCTAGACCGCCATCCCTGACCAAAGCCATCAACGAAGCCGCTCCCTTGCGAAAGTCGACCGGTTGGCAGGAGACGTAAACGACAACGCCAGACGCAATCATGCCCTGCGCACCGCCCGTAGGATCTTGGCAAGATGATCCGGCTCGATATCTCCGGCAACGCGCACCACGACGTCACCCATGACGATCTCCACCGGTGAACTTGCAACAGCTTCGACGCGCGCGAAACTAACCCTTTCATTAGCCTCTTTCGAAAGGGGCACCACCGATCCCGAGGCCAATGCCTTGCGACGCCAGCCGTAAAGCTGCGAAGCATCCAGTCCTGCAGCGCGTGCGATAGCCGAGACATTCGCCCCCGGCAGAAACGTCTCGGCAATCAGCCGCGCCTTCTCGTCATCCGGCCAATCGCGCGGCTTACGTCTCGACCGTACCGGTGTTGCTGTCAAAACCTCAAAGGCACGAGCCTGATTCACACTGTCGCTCATAGGATTCTCCGCATGATTCATGCCGAAAATGAGCCATTTTACGCCCCCCCCCGCTACGTGGGGTCGCCTGCGCGCTTACGTTGGATCGAGAGGCGGGCCACCATTGTGACCCATCTGATGCCCATTGGGATCACTCCTGCTGATCGGATCGTTGCCCGCATAGGCATAGCGGTTGGTCCCCACGCCCGGCATCGTCGGATCCATCGTGTCTGGCGAGATAAACCGGGCATTGGCCGCCGAGCCAAACGAGACGGACAACAGGCTGCAGATCAGTAGCAGACTGAGAGTGCGGGTCAGAGACCCGGTGGAAAAGCATTTCATGAACAAGCCCCCACTTGAATTAAATCATCATTGCGTCTGGCCATCTTCCGGCCGCCATCCCAATGCCTCCGCCTTGGCGAAGGCATTCATATTTGCTGCATACCAAGCAGCGGCCTGAACCTTCAGATCGGCCGGAATCTCATCCACCCGGGTATATTTCCCTGCCAGTTCCCGCCGCAAAAGGCCGCTATAGGCACTGCCTTTCTTCACCAGCCCATAGGCAAAGTTCGGGTGGTGGTGAAGCAGCACATCTGAAACGGCTATGGCATCTTCGAATGCGCCCATCTCGATCTGACGCTCGACCAAAGAAGAGGCGATCAGCGCGGTGGTCTCGTCATGCGAGAGTGGCCGCAGGTAGACACCATTCGCGACCGCTTGATCGGACATCGGCAGTTTCTGCCGGTACCAGACATCGCGGGTGAAACCTCCGCCGCTGGTCGCCTCCAGGTTCCAGATCCTGCCCTCGTCATCTGTATATTTGACAAGCACATGCAACGGCGCTTCAGCGAGGGTCATCGTGAGGCCGAGGCGTTGACCGAGCGCCACGAACAGGAGCGGCATCGTGATGCAATTGCCGCGGCGCGTCGTCAAATAACGTTGCAGCAGCCGGTTCACCGGCTTTTCGCCGAGCGGATCACTGAGATCATATTGAAATGGCCAGTTACCATTCCAGGCGCCGCTCTCGTAGAGATAGCGCTTCAGAGCAATCAGTTTTTCCGAGGGCTCGGCACCATGACCGGCCATGATCTCGATATCAGCTACAATTCGGCCGATTTCTGCAGCCACAAGCTGAGGATTGGAAGACGGATCGAGCATGGAATCGACCGCAAGCTTGACGGCGAGCAGATCGTGCTCAGGCGCAAAAAGCCCCTCAACCCTCCCTCCAAAGACTGGATTTCCGGCCGCCACGGGTTGCATGACGGCGAGAACAGCTCCAAAACAGAGGAATAGCCAGATACGGAACACTCTCATCGTCCACCTGCGGATTTTCAACCATAGGTGTATCTATGAATTCGATTCGGTCAATAGGCAGGCCGCTATTTCATCCCTTCATCCAATTCCCCGATCAACCGCATGATCCCTATTTTCTCCATCGCTGCAGATGAGGTGCTTTTGTGCATGTGCGCAGTGTCGATTTTGAATGCCCGACTCAGCGTGGCAATTGAATGGAACCGTTTGGGCGGCTGGATGGAAACGAAACCGGTTGCCCGACAGCCAGCACAGCAGAAAACAAGAAGGATGTTAGGAAAAGCACAAGGGCTTTGCGTGCAGAGTTCGTATCAACGAATTGTCTCGGAGCACGCCTGTGAACGAACTCCTGATTATCGGCCATCCCGAGTTGATGACCGAGCGGCAGAACTGGCTTGGGGCGCTGGCGCAGGAACGGCGGCTTTCAGCGAAGACCGTCGAGGCCTATGAGCGCGACACGAGGCAATTCCTCACCTTCCTGACTGGACATCTTAGCGGACCGGCAAGGCTTGGCGATATCGAGGCGTTGCGCCCGGCCGATCTGCGCGGCTTTCTCGCCGCCCGCCGCAAGGATGGTGCCGGTGCGCGAACGCTGGGCCGTGGGCTTGCGGGCTTGCGTTCCTTCCTGCGCTATCTGGAGCGCAGGGGGCTCGCCAACGCCGCAGGTGCAAGCGCCATACGTTCCCCAAAACAGCCAAAATCCCTGCCGAAGCCGCTGAGCGATACGGACGCACTGGAAGTGGTGACAGAAGGCGCACAACTGGCTGAGGAGCCCTGGATCGCGGCCCGCAATTCTGCCGTGCTGACCCTGCTCTATGGCTGCGGCCTGCGTATTGCCGAGGCGCTG
This genomic stretch from Pararhizobium capsulatum DSM 1112 harbors:
- the tnpB gene encoding IS66 family insertion sequence element accessory protein TnpB (TnpB, as the term is used for proteins encoded by IS66 family insertion elements, is considered an accessory protein, since TnpC, encoded by a neighboring gene, is a DDE family transposase.); this translates as MIASGVVVYVSCQPVDFRKGAASLMALVRDGGLDPFNSALYVFRSKRKDRVRIVWWDGSGVCLYSKVIEGNGFCWPAATAARIRLDHAQLMALLAGMDWKKIRPATIRRPLSTG
- a CDS encoding transposase, producing the protein MSDSVNQARAFEVLTATPVRSRRKPRDWPDDEKARLIAETFLPGANVSAIARAAGLDASQLYGWRRKALASGSVVPLSKEANERVSFARVEAVASSPVEIVMGDVVVRVAGDIEPDHLAKILRAVRRA
- a CDS encoding RHS repeat-associated core domain-containing protein, whose translation is MKCFSTGSLTRTLSLLLICSLLSVSFGSAANARFISPDTMDPTMPGVGTNRYAYAGNDPISRSDPNGHQMGHNGGPPLDPT
- a CDS encoding transglutaminase family protein; this translates as MRVFRIWLFLCFGAVLAVMQPVAAGNPVFGGRVEGLFAPEHDLLAVKLAVDSMLDPSSNPQLVAAEIGRIVADIEIMAGHGAEPSEKLIALKRYLYESGAWNGNWPFQYDLSDPLGEKPVNRLLQRYLTTRRGNCITMPLLFVALGQRLGLTMTLAEAPLHVLVKYTDDEGRIWNLEATSGGGFTRDVWYRQKLPMSDQAVANGVYLRPLSHDETTALIASSLVERQIEMGAFEDAIAVSDVLLHHHPNFAYGLVKKGSAYSGLLRRELAGKYTRVDEIPADLKVQAAAWYAANMNAFAKAEALGWRPEDGQTQ
- a CDS encoding tyrosine recombinase XerC codes for the protein MTERQNWLGALAQERRLSAKTVEAYERDTRQFLTFLTGHLSGPARLGDIEALRPADLRGFLAARRKDGAGARTLGRGLAGLRSFLRYLERRGLANAAGASAIRSPKQPKSLPKPLSDTDALEVVTEGAQLAEEPWIAARNSAVLTLLYGCGLRIAEALDLTGNDFAGTPTALRITGKGGKTRVVPLISAANDVVNRYRGLCPYHIDGDAPLFRGARGGKLQPGIIQREMQKLRGALGLPDTATPHALRHSFATHLLAGGGDLRTIQELLGHASLSTTQVYTGVDSTRLLEIYDRAHPRA